A window from Candidatus Rickettsiella viridis encodes these proteins:
- a CDS encoding Dam family site-specific DNA-(adenine-N6)-methyltransferase: MKSFLKWAGNKYRIIEHIKGCLPTAARLIEPFIGSATVFLNTCYPAYLLADSNHDLIQLYLYLQQEGQSFINYCRIFFNPCFNNAEEFYRLRRLFNDSKDNRIRAALFLYLNKHCFNGLTRFNQQGQFNTPFSEYKNPYFPEKEMQFFYQHAKNAKIIHADFSTTLVLAQQGDVVYCDPPYVSLSKTANFTHYTADGFSQTQQISLANTAKNLASRGIVVIVSNHDTEFIRNIYQGAKFIALSVQRNISSNGAKRTKASEILAIFQ; the protein is encoded by the coding sequence ATGAAATCTTTTCTGAAATGGGCTGGAAATAAATATCGTATAATTGAACACATAAAGGGATGTTTGCCTACAGCAGCTCGCTTAATTGAACCATTTATTGGTTCTGCAACGGTTTTTCTTAACACATGTTACCCCGCTTATCTTTTAGCGGATAGTAACCATGACCTCATTCAGCTGTACTTATATTTACAGCAAGAAGGGCAATCTTTTATCAATTATTGCCGAATATTTTTTAACCCCTGCTTCAATAATGCAGAAGAATTCTATCGTTTGCGCCGTTTATTTAATGATAGTAAAGATAATCGTATTCGAGCAGCCTTATTTCTTTATTTAAATAAACATTGCTTTAATGGATTGACTAGATTTAACCAACAAGGGCAATTTAATACCCCGTTTAGTGAATATAAAAACCCTTATTTCCCTGAGAAAGAAATGCAGTTTTTCTACCAACATGCTAAAAATGCTAAAATTATTCATGCTGATTTTAGCACTACATTAGTTTTAGCTCAGCAGGGTGATGTTGTTTACTGCGACCCCCCTTATGTAAGCCTATCTAAAACCGCTAATTTTACCCACTATACCGCCGATGGTTTCAGCCAAACACAACAAATCAGTTTAGCCAACACAGCAAAAAATTTAGCTTCTCGAGGAATTGTGGTGATTGTTTCTAATCATGATACTGAATTTATTCGAAATATTTATCAAGGCGCTAAATTCATAGCTTTATCTGTGCAGCGAAATATCAGTAGTAACGGGGCGAAACGAACCAAAGCGTCAGAGATACTCGCTATTTTTCAATAA
- the der gene encoding ribosome biogenesis GTPase Der, whose product MTTSLPSIVIVGRPNVGKSSLFNCLTKTRQALVADLPGLTRDRLFGQGVVGSQPYIVVDTGGLSSGKKEGIDALMEQQTQRAISEADYVLFVVDGRAGLTSLDELLAQKLRRLNKNITLVINKGESLNSGLLQSEFALLGLGAAFIISAAHAQGIEALMEKVLAHFPPATKLADQDQNEQESPETTRVKVAIIGKPNVGKSTLLNRILGEERVVVFDLPGTTRDSTAHEFSYRNKLYTLIDTAGIRRKSKTGEGVEKFSVIKSLQAIESCHVVLMIIDAREGISEQDLHLLGFILETGKALIIAVNKWDGLSSEERAQVKKELDRRLQFVSFAKLIFISALHGTGVGNLFTLIQQAYRSATHPLTTSRLTRLLEEAVSTHQPPLSRGRAVKLRYAHPGGYNPPFILIHGQHTRSLPESYRRYLENFYRKALRIVGSPIKIEFRDK is encoded by the coding sequence ATGACTACTTCGTTACCCAGTATTGTTATAGTAGGCCGCCCCAATGTAGGGAAGTCTAGTTTATTTAATTGTTTAACTAAGACTCGTCAGGCTTTAGTAGCGGATCTTCCTGGTTTAACACGAGATCGCTTATTTGGTCAGGGTGTTGTGGGGTCGCAACCTTATATTGTTGTTGATACCGGCGGATTAAGCTCTGGGAAAAAAGAAGGTATTGATGCCTTAATGGAGCAGCAGACTCAACGCGCCATCAGTGAGGCTGATTATGTACTCTTTGTTGTTGATGGGCGCGCTGGTTTAACTTCATTAGATGAATTATTAGCACAAAAGTTACGACGGCTTAATAAAAATATTACCTTAGTTATTAATAAAGGCGAAAGTTTAAATTCTGGTTTATTACAGAGTGAGTTTGCTTTATTAGGTCTCGGTGCAGCATTTATTATTTCTGCTGCCCATGCGCAAGGTATTGAAGCGTTGATGGAAAAAGTGTTAGCGCATTTTCCTCCTGCTACAAAGTTAGCGGATCAAGATCAAAATGAGCAAGAATCACCAGAGACAACAAGAGTTAAAGTAGCCATTATTGGGAAGCCTAATGTAGGCAAGTCAACGTTACTCAATCGTATTTTGGGTGAAGAACGTGTTGTTGTATTTGATCTGCCAGGAACAACACGCGATAGTACAGCCCATGAATTTAGCTATAGAAATAAATTATATACCTTGATTGATACCGCCGGTATTCGTAGAAAATCGAAAACGGGCGAAGGTGTTGAAAAGTTCTCTGTTATAAAAAGTCTACAAGCTATTGAATCATGTCATGTGGTGTTGATGATAATCGACGCAAGAGAGGGAATCAGTGAACAAGATTTACATCTATTAGGGTTTATTCTTGAAACAGGCAAGGCGTTGATTATTGCAGTTAACAAGTGGGATGGTTTATCTTCGGAAGAACGTGCACAAGTTAAAAAAGAATTAGATCGGCGTTTACAGTTTGTTAGTTTTGCAAAGCTTATTTTTATTTCTGCCCTGCATGGGACAGGCGTTGGTAATTTATTTACTTTAATTCAGCAGGCATATCGTTCGGCCACACACCCATTAACAACATCACGGTTAACTCGTTTATTGGAGGAAGCGGTGAGTACGCACCAACCCCCTTTAAGTCGAGGTCGAGCTGTTAAATTACGTTATGCACATCCAGGCGGCTATAATCCACCTTTTATTCTTATCCATGGACAGCATACGCGCTCTTTGCCTGAATCTTATCGGCGCTATCTTGAAAACTTTTATCGTAAGGCTTTGCGCATAGTCGGGAGTCCGATAAAAATCGAATTTAGAGACAAATAA